The DNA window GAGGGAGGTGTTCCATGACCGTCGTAGCCGAAATTCTCAAGTCCAAACCGGATTCCATCGTGCAGTCCATCGGGCCCACGGACACTGTTCTAGAAGCGCTGCGCCGTATGGGCGACAAGGGCATTGGCGCACTGCTGGTCATGGAGAACGACGCCATCGTGGGCATCATCACCGAGCGCGACTACGCCCGCAAGATTGCCCTCATGGGCCGTACCTCGGACAAAACCCTGGTGCGCGACGTGATGACGACGTCTGTGCTGTGCGTGCATTCCACCCAGACCAGCGAGCAGTGCATGCAGCTGATGACCAGCAAGCGCCTGCGCCACCTGCCGGTGGTGGACGACGGCAAGCTGCTGGGCATGATCTCCATCGGTGACTTGGTGAAAGACATCATCTCCGAGCAGAAATTTATCATCGAGCAGCTGGAGCACTACATCACAGGTGGTCGCCGCTGAACGACGGCAAGCCCCCCTGGGTCGGGTTTGCCTCTTTGACTGAGGGTAGTCCACTGGCTTTAGATCAGCCTTCGATGCAGCTGATGCGGGATGAATCAGCGGATTTGACACTCCAAGTCACCTTGTTTGATGGGTAATGTGGCCTGCTGCCGCAAGCGATTGGCCAGCGGCTGGGCATGCTAATAGGCCGGTCACGGCCAGGATCTTCGCCACGATACGTAAGCCATTTATGGCGGTGTTATCGCAAGTTCCGTACAGAAAGATGTATTGCACGGCCTTTTCATGCCTGAAACTTGCTAATGGCAGGGCTTTCCCGGTCACGCCTGAGGTCAAGGCCCTTGTATACACCCAGTCACAAACATTTTTTGGACGGAGTTTCCTGCATGACGACTTCTTTGAAACGGCGCCATTTCACTGCCGGACTGGCGCTTGCCCCTTTGGCGGCCAGCGGCTTGCTGACGGGCTGCAGCAATATCCCTGACATCATCAAGATCGGGGTAGCGCAGCCGTTGAGTGGCCCGCTGGCCGCCCTGGGGCAGGATTTGCTCAATGGCGTGAACCTGGCCGTGAGCGAGTTGAATAAGAACAACTACGCCATTGACGGCAAACGCGTCACGCTGGAGGTGGTTGCAATGGACGACCGGGCCGACGCTGCCACAGGCAAAGCCGTGGCGCAGCAGTTGGTGGATGCGGGGATCGTGGCTGTCATTGGGCACCTCAATTCGGGCGTGAGCATCGAGACAGCGCCCATTTACGGTGCCAAGGATATTGCGCAGATTGCGATCTCCACGAACCCAAAGTTCACGCAGCTGGGCTTGTCCACCACTTTCCGCATGGTGGCTAACGACGATCTGCAGGCACGTGCCATTGGCTCGTTTGCTGCGTCGCAGTTTGGGGCTGTGCGCTATGCCGCGCTGGACGATGGGACGCCTTATGGCAAGGGCTTGACCGATGGCGCCGTGGTCCAGCTCAAGGCCGAGAAGCGCGAGGTGGTGCTGCGCCAGTCGTTTGACGACAAGACGGTGGCGTTTGACAAGCTGGCGGAGGAAATCAAGGCCGCAAATGTCGAGGTCATCGTCTCCACGTTGAATGACTTTCAGGCTGTGGCCCTGATTGAGGCGCTTAAAAAGATCGACTACACCCGGGTACGCCTGCTCGGCGGTGACACGATCAAAACCACCGATATGGCCAAGGCGGCCGGCATCATCGAAGGTATTTTTGCCACCTCGCCGGTGCTGGAGGCCAAGGAATTCGTCACCGGTCGCCAGTTCCTGGAGAAGTACCTTGAGGCTTTCAAGAAGCCCCCGGCGTATGGCGGCCACTACACCTACGACAGCATGTATGTGCTGTCGGCAGCGCTGCAGAAGGCCAAGTCGGCCAAGCCCAAGGATGTGACGGCCGCGATGCATTCCATCAACGGCTATGCACCGGTGACCGGCACCATGACCTGGGACGATAAAGGCGAGCAGCGCTACGCCGCCGTGGGCGTGTATGAACTGCGGCGCGGCAATTGGGAGCTGCGCATGCGGTCAGACCGCTGGTAAGCGTGCTGCTCGGCGCGTGAAATGGGCAAGCCTGTGCCAGGGGCCACCGCGCAAAGGCTTGCCCTGCGCGCTGGTGGCTCCCCCCCCTTCTCTTGCAGCGTGTAGCGATATAGGGGTGTGTCTATCTTTCAGCATTCCACCACGTTCACGGCCAGGCCACCGCGCGAGGTTTCCTTGTACTTGGACATCATGTCGGCGCCAGTTTGCACCATGGTCTTGATCACCTGATCGAGCGACACCACGTGCTGGCCGTCGCCGCGCAGTGCCAGGCGCGCGGCATTGATGGCCTTGATGGCGCCCATGGCGTTGCGCTCGATGCAGGGAATCTGCACTTGCCCGCCCACGGGGTCGCAGGTCATGCCCAGGTTGTGCTCCATACCGATCTCGGCCGCATTCTCTGCCTGCGCGGGTGTGCCACCCAGCACGGCGGCCAGAGCCCCGGCTGCCATCGAGCAGGCCACGCCCACTTCCCCTTGGCAGCCCACTTCGGCGCCTGAGAGCGAGGCGTTGAGTTTGTAGATGCTGCCAATGGCGCCTGCCGTGAGCAGGAAGTCGAAAATGCCCGCCTCGTTGGCGCCCGGCACAAAGTTAATGTAGTAGTGCAGCACCGCCGGGATCACCCCGGCCGCCCCATTGGTGGGCGCCGTCACCACGCGGCCCCCGGCAGCGTTTTCCTCGTTCACGGCCATGGCGTAGAGGTTGACCCAGTCCAGCATGGAGAGCGGGTCGCGCAGCGCAGCCTCGGGGTTGCTGCTCAGGCTGCGCTGCAGCTCTGCAGCCCGGCGCCGGATGCGCATTGGCCCGGGCAGGGTACCGCCTGTAGCGCAGCCGCGCCGTACGGCCCCAGCCATGGTGTGCCAGATGGCCCGCAACTGCGTCTGCACTTCGTCGGGGCTGCGCCACTGCGCTTCGTTGGCACGCATGATCTGCGCGATGCCCAGGCCGCTGGTTTGGCACTGTGCCAGCAGCTGTGCGCCGCTGGTAAAGGGGTAGGGTGCCGTGGATGTGGCGTTGCCAGGCGCGCTGCCATTGAGTACGCGCTCACCCGCCGCATCCACCACAAAGCCACCGCCGATCGAGAAGTACTCGGCCACGGTGGTTTCGGCTCCTTGCGCGTCCAGGGCTGCAAAGCGCATGCCATTGGGGTGGCGTGGCAGGCTTTTGCGGCGGTACAGCAGGTGTTCCTTTTCCACAAAGCGCACAGGGTGTTCGCCCAGCAGTGCCAGCCGTTGCTGGCTGCGGATGGTGTCGATGGCCGGGGTGATGTGCTCGGGGTCGATCTGGTCGGGCTCGTGTCCGGCCAGCCCCAGCAGGATGGCGCGGTCGGTGCCGTGGCCGATGCCTGTGGCGGCTAGCGAGCCGAACAGCTCCACGCGCACGCCATGCACGGCGGCCAGCCCCGGCATCTGTTGCAGCTGGCAGGCGAAATGGCGCGCCGCGATCATGGGGCCCACGGTGTGGGAGCTGGACGGGCCGATGCCGATTTTGAAGAGGTCGAAAACGCTGACGGTCATGGTGTGTGGGGTGCGCGGGGGCCGGGCGCAAAAGGGGCCAACAAAAAGGCACCCCGTGGGTGCCGTGGATCGGTGGTGCTGACGGTAGGTGTGTGCGAGTGGGGCTGCAAGATCGCTATCCCTGAGCGTGTGGGGCGCCTTGTGCGGTGGAGGTGGTGTGGTTGCTATGAAATAAATAGCTTTTTGCGCTTTATTGGTAAGCGTTAGAGGCTGTTCTGCCTCAAATATTTGGGACTTACTTCAGCTGGGATTGCGGGGCATGAATCTTTCTTTTAGAGGCGCCGGGTGGGGCGGTTGAGGGCGGAGGCCGGGTCTCGCCCCGGCGGGCGACCTCCTTTCTTGTCGCGCGATAAGCAAGGAGGCAAAGAAACGCGCCCCACAGTCTGCGACCCCTTCGCGCAGCGAAGGGGCAAACCTGCGTCGGGGCGCTTGCGGGGTGCGCCGCGTAACTCACTGCGCGCCTGCGGCGCTCCATTCAGACAGACGCGGCGAGTCAGTTCACGAAGCATGCGCGCGGGGGCGCGCATGCTCACCCCGCAAACGCCCCGCCGCAGGCGCAGCCAGAAGGGGGTTTGAAGACCGCAATCCACACGGGCCATCGCTGCGCTCGCCCCTGCATTCGCGGGCGCAAGCGCCTCGCGCTGCGCAGGCCAGGCCGAGCAAAGCGATGGCCCGTGCGGCTGTTTGGACTTTCCCTGCCC is part of the Simplicispira sp. 125 genome and encodes:
- a CDS encoding branched-chain amino acid ABC transporter substrate-binding protein — translated: MTTSLKRRHFTAGLALAPLAASGLLTGCSNIPDIIKIGVAQPLSGPLAALGQDLLNGVNLAVSELNKNNYAIDGKRVTLEVVAMDDRADAATGKAVAQQLVDAGIVAVIGHLNSGVSIETAPIYGAKDIAQIAISTNPKFTQLGLSTTFRMVANDDLQARAIGSFAASQFGAVRYAALDDGTPYGKGLTDGAVVQLKAEKREVVLRQSFDDKTVAFDKLAEEIKAANVEVIVSTLNDFQAVALIEALKKIDYTRVRLLGGDTIKTTDMAKAAGIIEGIFATSPVLEAKEFVTGRQFLEKYLEAFKKPPAYGGHYTYDSMYVLSAALQKAKSAKPKDVTAAMHSINGYAPVTGTMTWDDKGEQRYAAVGVYELRRGNWELRMRSDRW
- a CDS encoding CBS domain-containing protein → MTVVAEILKSKPDSIVQSIGPTDTVLEALRRMGDKGIGALLVMENDAIVGIITERDYARKIALMGRTSDKTLVRDVMTTSVLCVHSTQTSEQCMQLMTSKRLRHLPVVDDGKLLGMISIGDLVKDIISEQKFIIEQLEHYITGGRR
- a CDS encoding L-serine ammonia-lyase; its protein translation is MTVSVFDLFKIGIGPSSSHTVGPMIAARHFACQLQQMPGLAAVHGVRVELFGSLAATGIGHGTDRAILLGLAGHEPDQIDPEHITPAIDTIRSQQRLALLGEHPVRFVEKEHLLYRRKSLPRHPNGMRFAALDAQGAETTVAEYFSIGGGFVVDAAGERVLNGSAPGNATSTAPYPFTSGAQLLAQCQTSGLGIAQIMRANEAQWRSPDEVQTQLRAIWHTMAGAVRRGCATGGTLPGPMRIRRRAAELQRSLSSNPEAALRDPLSMLDWVNLYAMAVNEENAAGGRVVTAPTNGAAGVIPAVLHYYINFVPGANEAGIFDFLLTAGAIGSIYKLNASLSGAEVGCQGEVGVACSMAAGALAAVLGGTPAQAENAAEIGMEHNLGMTCDPVGGQVQIPCIERNAMGAIKAINAARLALRGDGQHVVSLDQVIKTMVQTGADMMSKYKETSRGGLAVNVVEC